One window of Lytechinus variegatus isolate NC3 chromosome 2, Lvar_3.0, whole genome shotgun sequence genomic DNA carries:
- the LOC121407566 gene encoding mRNA (2'-O-methyladenosine-N(6)-)-methyltransferase-like, whose amino-acid sequence MDMSKQGSNRHTLPPVSVRQQSIGHHFAPHLSSPQPKTPVPQSPAVAPGKGNGQQQSPFQQFPAHHGQHQSAGPPHPHQQQPHQSNISGATSPPSQMPHSPDPSHDLPMELLQKGWRRFWSKREQRWYYFNKFTNQSMWEMPPIGSPAGASKHDPLGIQITEGKAQHPTPLPAGSPGLAPVRRKSSVDGHPLSPTMRKDMLKGLFWDFTLESNVTMQERFPCTMPPPHNDMELMRNVLVSKLRQQYQELCMAREGINAPSESFNRWLLERMVVDKGKDPMLPSQCPDPVSPSMMREIMSDIPIKLYRPNLHSTARKLLSKYAEAAKKMIQSRPASSESRKLVKWNAEDIFTWLRKQPNCTIDECMKRLTYLKEQCGPHLCEVARSSIENICAKVYTLSCDTCAKLQKKHWDILREHHIEEPPPFTRPPSDRKMRCYNIQMAVQSPRLPAVDVHEEGSVTCLRYKGEMMKINTQHMMKLDALYQFNCRDDPTRHNFLPRVWCLLRRYQTLFGVGENEGHNLQGALSSGVFKAINEHFGVTFECFASPLNCYFKQYCSAFADTDSFFGSRGPILDFFPFSGSFEANPPFGEELMEATIIHFEKLLERTTDPLSFIVFTPDWRDPITNGLKMAEASRFKRRQEVIPAYEHEYRSGNQHVVPESSVSWRAAHGTMMIFLQNDEGNRLWPPTDEGIQAVMDAAKPKSAPSTPIRKRASEDQELSPPRKKLPLESEFNGNGSKAESSYSNDNHSGSMSSSSSDGESRKDSMAGAYGAAPSYSPAMSARDATHANDREHKRNSPRGAAAEHSSTSPFVNTLEKQDVDNTNKSWFHNVKPVETSHDTGQDRVSYGRSNSNEGYGGSVIMHTSPLKTDGVSPMKPSYSTSSQESPKSAVSPVKNMDNSKTSNLGVINWFVDTKSKPTPMKTLADYTTGNTTGNWTEAIRPLETKPVLTGPVKFESKSGNKWTPISKPTLGSPEKVDEGIDVYEWKDDDEDTQPLMTSPVRKGAKAIGKGAMKLKAVKRLDSTLTSNQTTTQKSTVVGGRVLRSRRGESK is encoded by the exons ATGGACATGTCAAAACAAGGGTCCAACAGGCACACCTTGCCACCTGTCAGTGTGAGGCAGCAGTCTATTGGACACCATTTTGCACCTCACTTGTCATCCCCACAGCCTAAAACTCCTGTGCCCCAGAGTCCAGCCGTTGCTCCAGGCAAGGGCAACGGCCAGCAACAGAGTCCGTTTCAGCAGTTTCCCGCACACCATGGGCAACACCAGTCAGCAGGACCTCCACATCCGCATCAGCAGCAGCCACATCAGTCAAACATCTCTG GTGCCACATCTCCTCCTTCTCAGATGCCCCATAGCCCGGACCCTTCCCATGATCTTCCCATGGAACTACTTCAAAAGGGATGGCGTCGATTCTGGAGCAAACGCGAACAACGCTGGTACTACTTCAACAAGTTTACCAACCAATCCATGTGGGAGATGCCTCCCATTGGAAGCCCAGCTGGAGCCAGTAAG CATGATCCTTTAGGGATTCAGATCACCGAGGGCAAGGCTCAACATCCCACCCCTCTTCCGGCTGGCTCCCCAGGACTAGCCCCTGTCAGAAGGAAGTCGTCTGTGGATGGTCACCCTCTCAGTCCAACTATGAGAAAGGATATGCTTAAAGG CCTGTTTTGGGATTTTACTTTGGAATCAAATGTCACAATGCAAGAGCGATTTCCCTGTACCATGCCTCCACCACACAATGACATGGAATTGATGAGAAATGTGTTGGTCAGTAAGCTGAGACAACAGTATCAGGAACTCTGCATGGCAAGAGAAG GTATTAATGCCCCCAGTGAATCGTTCAACCGCTGGTTACTTGAAAGGATGGTTGTGGATAAAGGCAAGGATCCTATGCTACCAAGCCAGTGTCCTGACCCAGTTTCACCTTCTATGATGAGAGAAATCATGAGTGACATTCCAATCAA GTTGTACAGGCCGAATCTTCATTCTACTGCCAGGAAACTTCTTTCCAAGTATGCAGAGGCTGCAAAGAAAATGATACAGTCCAG GCCTGCTTCATCAGAAAGCAGAAAGTTGGTGAAGTGGAACGCTGAGGATATCTTCACGTGGCTACGAAAGCAGCCAAACTGCACCATTGACGAGTGCATG AAACGGCTGACTTACCTGAAGGAGCAGTGTGGTCCCCATCTCTGCGAGGTAGCAAGAAGTTCTATTGAGAACATCTGTGCCAAGGTATACACCCTGTCCTGCGATACATGCGCTAAGCTCCAGAAGAAACACTGGGACATCCTTAGGGAACACCATATTGAAG AGCCTCCACCGTTCACACGACCGCCATCAGACAGAAAAATGCGTTGTTACAACATACAGATGGCGGTTCAGAGCCCTCGATTGCCAGCTGTAGATGTCCATGAAGAAGGTTCTGTCACGTGTCTGAGATATAAGGGAGAGATGATGAAGATCAATACGCAACATATGATGAAACTA GATGCCTTGTACCAGTTCAACTGCCGAGATGACCCCACCCGACACAATTTCTTGCCAAGAGTTTGGTGCTTACTAAGGAGATATCAG ACCCTGTTTGGTGTAGGAGAGAATGAAGGCCATAATCTTCAAGGAGCCCTTTCCTCAGGAGTCTTCAAAGCTATCAATGAACACTTTGGAGTCACCTTTGAATGCTTTGCCTCGCCCCTCAATTGTTACTTCAAGCAATACTGTTCAGCTTTCGCCGATACAGACAGCTTCTTTGGATCGAGAGG GCCAATCTTGGACTTCTTTCCATTCAGTGGATCATTTGAAGCCAACCCACCATTTGGAGAGGAACTCATGGAAGCTACAATCATTCATTTTGAG AAATTGTTGGAGAGAACCACAGACCCACTGTCTTTCATTGTCTTCACTCCTGATTGGAGGGATCCAATAACTAATGGACTCAAGATGGCTGAAGCCAGCAG ATTTAAAAGGAGACAGGAGGTCATCCCAGCCTATGAGCATGAATACCGGAGTGGCAACCAACATGTTGTCCCAGA GTCTAGTGTTAGCTGGCGTGCAGCACATGGAACTATGATGATCTTCCTGCAGAACGATGAGGGTAATCGGCTGTGGCCTCCTACTGACGAAGGAATCCAAGCGGTAATGGATGCAGCCAAACCCAAATCAGCGCCATCTACCCCAATTAGGAAACGTGCATCAGAAGATCAAGAGCTGTCCCCGCCAAGGAAGAAACTACCCCTGGAGAGCGAGTTCAACGGTAATGGCAGTAAGGCTGAATCAAGCTACAGTAATGACAATCACAGTGGTTctatgtcatcatcatcatcagatgGAGAATCAAGGAAAGACTCGATGGCGGGTGCGTATGGTGCAGCGCCCTCGTACAGTCCTGCTATGTCAGCAAGAGATGCGACACATGCTAATGACAGAGAGCACAAAAGGAACTCCCCACGTGGAGCAGCAGCTGAGCATTCGTCTACATCCCCTTTTGTTAACACCCTCGAGAAACAGGACGTCGATAACACGAACAAGAGCTGGTTTCACAATGTGAAGCCTGTTGAAACCAGTCATGATACAGGTCAAGATCGAGTAAGCTATGGTAGAAGCAATAGCAATGAGGGTTATGGTGGGTCAGTAATCATGCACACAAGTCCATTAAAGACGGACGGGGTAAGCCCCATGAAGCCTTCCTACAGCACTAGCTCACAAGAGTCTCCCAAATCGGCTGTGAGCCCCGTCAAGAACATGGACAACAGTAAAACCAGCAACCTTGGGGTCATTAACTGGTTTGTGGATACCAAATCAAAGCCAACCCCGATGAAGACCCTGGCAGACTACACTACTGGCAACACAACTGGCAATTGGACCGAGGCAATAAGGCCACTGGAAACTAAACCAGTGTTGACAGGCCCTGTGAAGTTTGAGAGTAAGAGTGGGAACAAGTGGACACCGATCAGCAAGCCCACCCTTGGTAGCCCTGAGAAGGTGGATGAAGGGATCGATGTTTATGAGTggaaggatgatgatgaagataccCAACCATTGATGACCAGCCCTGTCAGGAAAGGGGCAAAGGCCATTGGTAAGGGTGCTATGAAACTGAAAGCAGTCAAGAGGTTGGACAGTACTCTCACCTCCAACCAAACAACCACCCAGAAGTCTACTGTGGTTGGGGGACGAGTGCTTAGATCAAGGAGGGGAGAATCCAAGTAA